In the genome of Xanthomonas hortorum pv. pelargonii, the window TCCCGCAGCGGGGTCGCGACGCGGGAAGTCGCCATCGTTCATGCCGAGCAGGCAGATCGCGCGGAACGGCAGCAGCCGCATCGGCACCATGCGGCCGAAGCTGATGCCGCCGGTGAGCAGCGGCGCGCGCGTGTCCGACTCGCCCAGCACTGCGGCGAAATGCGCACGCACCACTTCGGCGGGCACGGTGCCGGCATATTCGGCGCGCACTGCATCGCGGGCGAATTGGTCGATCAAGGTGCGCAGCCGGTCCAGCGCGCGCTGCGCACGCGGTGCCGAGGGCGTGGTCGGAATCAGCGCCTCCAGCAGACCGAGCAGACGCTCGCGCCACTCGACCGGCATCATCGCTTCGGCCAATACGGACTGGTGACGTTCGAGCACGCGCAGCAGCTTCAACAAGATATCGAGCGCAGCCAGTGCGCTGCCTTCCAGCTGCGGCCATGGCGCCACGCCGTCGATGTCGTCGTCGGCGCCGCTGGCATGGCCGAGCAGCAGCCGGTCCAGCGCGAAGCGCCAGGTGTAGGCGTCGTCGCTCGGTGCCTGGTGCTGACGCCGATGCGCCGCATCCAGCCCCCAGCGCGCGCCGGCCGCGTGCAGCCAGCCGCGCAGGCGTTCCAGCCCGGCTTCGTCCAGGCCGGCGGCCTCGGCGATCGGTGCACTGGCCAGCAGGTCGAGAATCTCGTGCAGGCCGAAGCGTGCGATCGGCAGGCCGAGCAAGGTGAGGAACACCTCGGCCAGCGGCTCGCTCGCCAGCGGGCTGGCATCGGCCAGCGCGTACGGCAGCGCGTCGTCGTTGCCGTGGCTGCCGAACACCGCGTCCAGATACGGCACGTACGGGTCGATATTTGGCGACAGCACCGCGATCTCGCGCGGTTGCAGCGGCGGGTCGAAGCGTGGGTCGTCAAGCAAGGCGCGCAGTTGGTCGTGCAGCACCTGCAACTCGCGCAGCCGCGTATGGCAGGCGTGCACCTGCAGGCTGGGGTCGTGCAGATTCACCGCCGGCAACAACGCAGGCACGAGCGGCGCGCGGCGATGGAACAGGTCGCTCTGCATCCGCCGCAGCAAACTATCGCCCAGGCCGCCATCGGCCAGTGCGCGGCGGCCGGACTCCAGCGGATCGGCGTAGGCGGCGATCTCGGCCAGCGGGTGCACCACCTCGTAGTCGCCGACCAGCGCCATGAAATCGCGCCCGGCCGCGCCCCAGGCCTGCAGCAGCGGGTTTTCCTGCACCTGCTCGGCGAACAGCTGCACCGCGCCGTCTTCGCGCCGGCGTTGCCACAGGGTTTGCAGATCGCCCCAATAGCCTTGCGTGGGCGTGGGCAGATAGAAATGCAGCGTGCCCGCGCGCGCCTGCGTGGCCAGCACGCGCAGCACGTCGGGCGAGATGTTGAGGATGGCGAAGGCAAACAGGCGCTTCGGCAAGCCCTGCGGCAGCGGACCATCGGCCCGCGCAAACCGATCCAGATACTGGCCGATGCGGCGCGCGCGGTATTGCCGGCCGGACGCGATGCTGCGCCACAGCCGCGCCTGCGGATCCTCGGGGTCGGCGCCTCCTTCCCAGCGCAGCAACCAGTCGCGTCGCCAGGCCTGGTACTTCTCGAACACATTGCCCAGCTCGCCGGCCAGCGCCCACGGCTTGAGCGCATCGCCGTCGGACAGATAACCGGCCAGGGGCGCCAACGCCGCGTCGCTGCCCAGATCGGCCTGCAGCGCGTCGTACAGCCGCCACTGCGTGGTCGCCATGTCCAGATCGTCGTCGGCCGGGCCGAGATTGCATTCCAGCGCGCGCGCGACGAATTCGCCGGGGGTGAGGAATTCCAGATTGGCCGCTACGCCGTGCTCGGCCGCCAGCGTGGACTGCAACCAACGCCGCATCGCCACCTGTGGAATCAGCACCACCTCCGGCTGCAGCAGCGGTTGTTCGGGCACCGGCCGGCGCAGCTCCTGTGCGAGCAAGGCGGCCACCGTATCCAGCGCGTTTGACGGATAGAGGCGAAAATCTGGCGCGGAAGTGGCGTGCATGCGTACGTGCATTGTGCCGGATGCAGGCGCACTGCGTTGTTTGCGCATGCGCTCGGCGACCGCACGATGGCGATCGGCGCGGCAGACAAACGCGATGGGCCGAGCGTTTCCGCCCGGCCCATCGCATTGCCTCATTGCATGACGCTCGCCGCGATCAGTATTTCTTTTCCAGATTGATCATCCAGGTCTGATCGTCGTTGTTGTCGCCATCGGTAATACCGCGGTATTCCAGCCGCGTCGACAGGCCCTGCTCGGTCAGCAGCGCCGCACCGATGCCCACCATCAAACGGTTGCGATCGAACGCGCTTTGACCGGCGCGATAGAACGGCCCGCCGTTCAAATCTGCGTAACTCAGCGTGGCATCGCCACGGCCCTGGAAGTCGCGCTGATATTCCACGCGCAACTGCGGGGTCAGCCGGCCCCAGGCGACGTCGCGGCGCCATTCCAGCCGCAGGCCCAGGTTGCCGGTGGTGGTGGCCACGTCCATGTCGTCATAGCGCAGTGCGAACGGCACCACGCCGTCTTCGACATAGCCATCCAGCGTGGCACGCGCCACATCCACGCGCGCATACGGTGTGATCTGCAGATCGCCACGCTGCAGGTCCGCACCGGTGGACACCGACGCGATCCACTGCTTGCCGTCGCGGTTGCCCTCGGCCATCGAGCTATCGTCGGTGACGAAGCGACGCAGGTCGTAGGACAGCAACTGGTAGCCCACCAAGGTGTCGAAGAAGAACGCCTTGCCCGGATGGAAGCTGGCATACAACGCCATGGTGTAGGCGGTGGCCTTGGAGTGGCTGCCGTTCCTGCCCACATCGCTGTCGTCGCGGCCCCAACCCAGGCCCGCACCGATCGCCAGCGACTGCGCCACCCGGTAATCGGCGCCCACGCTCAGGCCGTCGGTCTGGAAGTCCACCCCGGTGCTGTTGGACTGCTTGTCCAGGCTACCCGAGCGGATCGCACCGCCCACCCACAGACCCAGGTCGCCCTGACCCTGCGCAGTGCTGTTGCCGCTGCTCGCCACTGCCGGCGCATCGCGGAAGTCGTTGTCGGCCTCCTGCGTATCCGGGCTGCACGGCTGCGCACTGATGCCGCGATCGGCCTGGCGGCAATGCGAGGTCGGCTGGAAGCTCACCGCGTTGCTGAAGGTGCTGCCGCCGCGATGGGTGGCTTCCAGACGGCGCTGGAAGTTGTCGATCTGCGCCCGCGCAAAACGCCGCGTGGACTCGGACTGCGCATCGATCAGGCCACGCACTTCCGCATCCACGCTCGGGTCGCGGCGCGGCGCGATGGTGAACACCACGCTGGCCGGCACCGACGTGGCGAACGCATTGGACAAGGTGAACTGCACCATGGCCTGGCCGACGAACGCCGGGTTCGGGGTGAAGGTCAGCATGAACGTGGGCGTCTCGGCCATCGCAGCCGCCGCCGGCGATGGGCCGGAGGCACGCGCCGCCGCCGCAGTGGCGGTACCGCCAGTCCGGGTGATGGTGGCGGTACCGGCCGAGGCCGGCAGCACCGCGACCACGGCCGCAGCCACGAACGGCCCGCCGGTGGCATTGCGGGTCAGATCGACCTGCTGCGCCTCGCCCGGCACTGCCGCGGCAGTCACCGACACCGCCACCGGCCGCGCGTTGACCGTAATGGTCAACGTGACCGGGGCCGAGGTGCCGCCGCTACCGGTAACTGTGTAGCTCACCACATCGGTGCCGACGAAACCGGCGGCCGGCGTATAGACCAGCTCCAGCCCGTTGACCACGGCGGTGCCGTTGGTCGGCGCTGTGGCAATGGCGATCGATGCGATGTTGCCGGTGTCGTTGGCGGTCACCGCCACCGTCACCGCGGTGTCGGACATGGTGGCCGCCACATCGGCCACGGCCACTGGCGCAGCATCACTCACCGTGAAGCTGTAGGCCTGCGTGGCGCTGGCATTGCCGGCATCGGCCACCGCGATGGTGAAGGACGAGGTGCCCTGGGTGGTTGGCGTGCCCGACAGCGTGCCGTCGCTGGCCAGCGTCAGGCCAGCCGGCAAGGTGCCGCTGGCGATGCTGTAGCGATAGGGCGCAACGCCGCCGCTGGCCGTCAACACTTGGTTGTACGCGCTGCCGCGCACCGCCGGTGGCAACGTCGGCTGCCCCGGCACCAGCGTCGCCGCTGTAATGGTGACCGAATAGCTCTGGCTGGCCTGCACAGCCGGGCTCGGCGTGCTGTCGGTGGCGGTCAGGGTGAAGTTGAACACGCCCGACAAGGTCGGCGTGCCGCTGAGCCCACCGGTCGCAGTGTCGAGAACAACGCCATTCGGCAACGCGCCTGCGGTCAGTGCATAGCGGTAAGGCGCGGTGCCGCCGGAGGCAGGCGCTATCGCTGCCGAATATGCCTGCCCCGCGTTGCCGGCCGGCAACGTTGACGCCGGCAACACCAGATTCGGGCCGGTCACCGTCAGCGCATAGGCCTGTGAACCGGTGAAATTGCCCGCATCCGTTGCCACAACCGTGAAGTTGAAGCTGCCTTCCACCGTCGCGGTGCCAGCCAGCGTGCCGTTGCTGGCCAGGGTGATACCGGCCGGCAACGCGCCGCTTCCGAGTGCATAGCTATACGGCGCGATACCGCCGCTGGCCGTCACCGCTTGGCTATAGGCAGTGCCGCGCACGGCTGCAGGTAAGGCAGAGGGAGTAATTGCGATAGAGGGCGCCGCGATGGTCAGCGTGTAGCTGCGGCTGGCCTGCGCCGCCGGGCTGGGCGTGCTGTCGGACACGGTCAGGGTGAAGTTGAACGTGCCCGCCACGGTCGGCGTGCCGCTGAGTGCACCGGTCGCCACGTCTACGACAACGCCAGCTGGCAATGCGCCGGCGGTCAGTGCATAGCTGTAGGGCGCGGTGCCACCGGTGGCGGGCGCAATCACCGCCGAGTACGCCTGCCCGGCCGTGCCTGCGGGCAGGGTGCTCGCTGGCAATGCCAAGTTCGGGCCGGCCACGGTCAGGCTGTAGGCCTGATTGCCGGTGAAGCTCCCCGCATCGGTGGCGGTCACGGTGAAGTTGAAGCTGCCTTCCACCGTTGCGGTACCCGACAGCGTGCCATTGCTGGCCAGGGTGAGGCCGGCCGGCAATGCGCCGCTGGCGAGTGCGTAGGTGTACGGCGCGGTGCCGCCACTGGCGCTCAAGGCCTGGCTATAGGCCGTCCCACGCGTGGCAGCCGGCAGCGTAGACGGCGCAACGACGATCGGCGGCGCAACGATGTTCAAGGTGTAACCGCGCGCGGCCTGCGAAGGCGTGCCTGCGGTGCTGTCGGTGGCGGTCACGGTGAAGGCGAAGTTGCCCACGCTACCGGGGGTGCCGGTCAAGGCGCCGCTGCTGCCATTGAGCGTGATGCCCGCCGGCAAGGCACCGGCAGTGACGGCGTAGGTATACGGCGCAATGCCACCCGTGGCCGGATTGAGCGCGCTCGAATAGGCCTGGCCTGCAGTGCCGGCCGGCAAGCTGGTCGCCGGCAGGACCACGGTCGCCCCCGCCACGGTCAATGTGTAAGCCCGGTTGCCACTGGTGGGTGTGGCGCCGCTATCGGTCGCGGTCGCGGTGAAGTTGAAGCTGCCGCTGGCGGTAGGCGTGCCGGACAGCACGCCGGCAGCGCTCAGGGTCAATCCGGCCGGCAATGCGCCTGCGCTGACCACGAAGGAGTACGGCGCGGTCCCGCCGCTGGCGCTCAGCGTCTGGTTGTAGGCACTGCCTGCGGTCGCCGCCGGCAGCGATGCCGGCCCGACAACGATCGTCGGGGCAACGATGTTCAACGTGTAACTGCGCGCAGCCTGCGAGGGCGTGCCGCCGGTGCTGTCGGTGGCGGTCACGGTGAAGGCGAAGTTGCCCACGCTACCGGGGGTGCCGGTCAAGGCGCCGCTGCTGCCATTGAGCGTGATGCCCGTCGGCAATGCACCGGCGGTGACGGCGTAGGTGTACGGCGCAATGCCGCCTGTCGCCGGATTGAGTGCGCTCGAATAGGCCTGGCCTGTGGTGCCGTTGGGCAAGGTGGTCGCCGGCAGCGTCACGGTTGCGCCAGCCACGGTCAGCGCATAGGCGCGGCTGCCGCTGGTGAGCGTGGGCGAGCCGCTGTCGGTTGCGGTCGCGGTGAAGTTGAACGTGCCGCTGGCGGTGGGCGTGCCGGACAACACGCCGGCGGCGCTGAGCGTCAACCCGGCCGGCAAGGCACCGGCGGTGACGGCAAAGCTGTACGGCGCTGTGCCGCCGCTGGCGGTCAGGCTCTGGCTGTAGGCGCTGCCCGCGGTCGCTGCAGGCAACGTTGTTGGCCCCACTGTCACAACGACTGCGTCGTCGTTGAGAATCGTGCCGGTCGCGCTGGTCGGCGTGCCCACCGCGTAGCCGCTGCCGGCGACTACCGTCAGCACCACGGTTTCGTCTGCTTCGACAGTGGCATCGGCGGTCGGAGTGATCGTGATGGTGCCGCTGGTCTGGCCGGCCGCGATCACCAGCGGTGAACTCACGGCCGCGTAATCGGTACCCGAGGTCGCGCTGCCGCCGATGCTGAAAGCGACCGACACGGCGTTTACCGGGGCCTGGTCTAGCGTCACCGTGTAGACCAGATTGGTTGCGCCGTCCTCGGCCACACTGGCCGGCGAGACTGCAATCGATGCGCTAGGCGCATCGTCGTTGAGAATCGTGGCAGTGGCGGTGGATGGGTTGCCGATGGAGTAGCCGCTGCCGCTGGCCACGCTGAACACCACGGTCTCGTCCGCTTCCACAGTGCCGTCGGCGACCGGGGTGATCGGAAAGCTGGCCGTTGTGGCGTTGGCGGGTACAACGACGCTGGTCACCGCACCGGCGTAATCGCCGCCACTGGTCGCAGTACCGCCAGATGTCAGATTCACCGTGGTGGCCGAGCTGTTGGTCTGGCTCAGCGTGACCGTATAGGTGAAAGCCGCATTGCTGTCTTCGTTGCGGCTGGCCGGGCTCACCGCAATGCTGGCGGTGCGCGTGGCGGTGATCGTGATGTTGAAGGTAAGAACATTTTCTTCCTGGTCGCGCAGGTAAAACGTATCCGACGTCGCAGAATTCCCGTTATGGGTATAGGTGACGGTCTCCGTGCCAGAACCGCTTTGGCCGCTCAGCTCGATGGTTCCATTCGGAGTGACGCCGCGGTTGTTGGCATCCAGGGGATTTCTGGGATCGTCGCCCATGCCGACATTGTCCGGACCGTCGCAGTTACTGACGTCGAATGTCACTGACCCGCTTTGATTTACCGTGGCGCTGCGGGTCGTGCAATATGTCGAGGCCGCCTGCGCTGCTGCCAGGTTCGGCATTAACCCTGCTAAGGCAAATAGCAGCATCGTCACGACGAAACATACGCGGCCGCCGGTAGCGCCCGTCATCAACCCACGCTGAGTAGTCACGATCCACACCCCTGGAGAGCGCCACCCCGGCGCCGGCAACGATCCTCGTGCCTGAAGACAACGCCGCCCTAGTGAGATTTCTCCCCTCCGGCGTTGTGATCGCATTTGAACAGGAACTGACTAACGAATAAAGAATAATATTTTAATGGTTCACTCCGCTTCGAAAGAAAATCGCTTGCGAAGCACCGCGCCTCACGCTACTTGTAGTGAGACGCTCGACATAATGTCGGCGCTGTACCTACGTCAAGGACACCCGCATGAGCGAGCTCTTCGTTGGTCAGATTATGATGGCCGGTTTCAGCTTCGCGCCCAAGTATTTTGCGCAATGCAACGGCCAACTGCTTCCGGTGCAACAGAATCAAGCGTTATTTTCGCTGCTGGGAACCCGTTATGGCGGTAATGGGAGCGCCACGTTCGGTTTGCCGGATATGCGCGGACGCACGCCAGTTGGTTACGGGCCGTCGGTTGACCCCGCTTGGCAACCGGCAGCATCGCCGATTGGCGCGCTGGCCGGCAGCGAGAACGTGACGCTGCTGCAAGCCAATCTGCCGTCGCACACGCATCTGATGGATGTCTCTTCTGCAGCGGGCAACAGCCGCAGTCCCGCAGGCCGCGTGCTCGCCAATAACACCAGTGGCGCAGCGACGCCGCTCTATGCGGCCGCTGGCACGTTGGTATCGACGAGCCCGGGCACAGTCGCGCCGACAGGTGGCAACCAGTCACATCCAAATCTGCAGCCTTACAACACGCTCAACTTCTGCATCGCACTCAGCGGCTACTTCCCCTCGCGGGGATAGGCCCACGCCCAGAAGCACCCGGCATTGCCTCAGTGCAGGCGCAGCCGTCGCATTGACCAAGGAGGACACCCATGAGCATTCCGTTTATCGGCGAAATACGCATGTTCGGGTTCACACGCACACCGGTGGGCTGGCAGGCCTGCGATGGCAGTTTGCTGTCGATTCCCGATTACGATGTGCTGTACATGTTGCTCGGCACCACTTATGGCGGCGACGGACAATCCACGTTTGGCGTCCCCGACCTGCGCGGACGCCTGCCGATCCATCAAGGCCAGGGAATCGGCTTGAGCAATTACTCGCTCGGTCAGATTTCCGGCACCGAGACCGTCACGCTCATCCAGCAACAGCTGCCCTTACATACGCACACGCTATTGGCCACGACAGCGGCAGCGACCTCGACCGCACCGGCCGGCTTGCTACCTGCTGCTGTCAGTGGCGATGTGTTCTACGTGTCTGACGGCACTGGCTCCACCGCCATCGCGATGGCTCCGCAATCGACCTCATCGACTGGCGGCGGGCAGCCACACGAGAACACCATGCCAACGCTGACCGTGCAGTTCTGCATCGCAACTGCCGGTGTCTTTCCGCAACAGAGTTGAGTTTTTATTGTCGCGTCTGGCAGGGCACAGCCCCTCTCCCGTTGCACTTGAGGACCTCGTACATGACCTCTCCGTATGTTGGCGAAATTCAGTTGTTCGGCTTCGACTTCAATCCCGCCGATTGGGCGTATTGCAACGGCGCAACGCTGCCCGTGCAACAGAACACCATGTTGTTCTCGTTGCTCGGCATCACTTACGGCGGCAATGGGTCGAGCACCTTTCAGTTACCCAACTTCAGCGGGCGTGCCGGCTGTGAACAGGGACAAGGAACAAACCTGACCGCCCGGCAGATCGGCAGCACGTTCGGCAATGCCACGGCCAGCCTGCTGACCACCCAGATCCCGCCTCATGATCATGGCATCACCGCTTACTCGCAGCCCGATGCGACCAAGAAATCCGGTATGCCCGCCAACGGCTCGGCGCTGTCGACAATGGGCAGCGGCAGTGCACGCCCGTTCGGGTCGCCACCGACAGATGCGACATGTGCACCAACCATGATCACACCGACCGGCAATGGTTTACCGCACGAAAACCAGCAGCCGTATCTGGCGGTGAATTTCTGCATCGCTTTGGTCGGGGAATACCCGCAATTCAGCTGACGCCGAACTGCCACATGACGTTTGCTGCAAACGCGTCGGACTCGCCGGGTATCACCTTGCTGCATGCTCCAGCGCTGGCTGCGCAAGGTCTCTGCCTGCGTGCCGAACAAGACGCAGATCTGCCCTGGCTGCGGGATCTGTACGCCAGCACGCGCCGCGACGAACTCGCCGGCGTGCCCTGGCAGGAAGCAGCCAAGCGCGCATTTCTGGATCAGCAGTTCGCACTGCAGCGCGCGCATTATCTAAACCACTTTCCCGACGCCGAGTTTCTGATCGTGCAAACGCTGCACGAACGCATCGGCCGGTTCTATCTGCATCGCGCACCAGTGCACCACCTGCTGGTCGATATCAGCCTTTTCCCCGCCTGGCGTGGAAAAGGGGCGGGCACGGGACTGATCGTGCATGCACAAACACTGGCGCGCGCTGCGGGATGCGACCTGGCGCTGCATGTGTCGCATGCCAATCCCGCTGCACATCGCCTTTATGCACGTCTGGGGTTTGTTGCCGGCGACACCAGCGCGACCCATCTTGCGATGCGCTGGCAGCCCGCCGACGCGCCGCCGACCAGCGTCAGTTGAAAACCGCCTGATACAGAAAGCCATCGCGCTCGCGGGCGACCGGCACCAGAAACACCCCGACCTCGCCCAGCCGGGTGTGGCGCAGCTGATAGATCTGTTGCGGAAACAAAAACGCCGAGCTGTTGCGGAACAACAACGAGAACGGCGCGCGTTGCGCTGCTTGCGTGGCCGGCAGCGGGCGCGCCTCCACCAGCACGAATGGAATCTCGCCCTCGTTCAATGCCGCCGAGAAGGTTTCGTTGACGCTGCCTGCGAAGTGCTCCAGGGTCAGTAGGTCCATTGCATGCTCTTGGTCGGCAGAGCATTCGATCATCCACATCGGGCATACCTGCCACAACATCCGTGCGCTCGAACGTTGCAACGCGTCATGCATGAGACGGCTTGTTGCATTCGCATCGGCCGCAATCCGTCTGCTGCGGTACAGGCGTCATGCGACAATACTGCACGCGCCGGTTCGGTTATGTTCAGCCGTGTGACGGTTACTCTATCGCGTTGGAATTCTGTTAAAGGCTTCGATGACGGCGTTCGCATCTCCTGTCGTGCAGTTGTCCGGTGTCCGCATCGATCGCGGCGGTCGCA includes:
- a CDS encoding GNAT family N-acetyltransferase — translated: MTFAANASDSPGITLLHAPALAAQGLCLRAEQDADLPWLRDLYASTRRDELAGVPWQEAAKRAFLDQQFALQRAHYLNHFPDAEFLIVQTLHERIGRFYLHRAPVHHLLVDISLFPAWRGKGAGTGLIVHAQTLARAAGCDLALHVSHANPAAHRLYARLGFVAGDTSATHLAMRWQPADAPPTSVS
- a CDS encoding putative Ig domain-containing protein, with the protein product MLLFALAGLMPNLAAAQAASTYCTTRSATVNQSGSVTFDVSNCDGPDNVGMGDDPRNPLDANNRGVTPNGTIELSGQSGSGTETVTYTHNGNSATSDTFYLRDQEENVLTFNITITATRTASIAVSPASRNEDSNAAFTYTVTLSQTNSSATTVNLTSGGTATSGGDYAGAVTSVVVPANATTASFPITPVADGTVEADETVVFSVASGSGYSIGNPSTATATILNDDAPSASIAVSPASVAEDGATNLVYTVTLDQAPVNAVSVAFSIGGSATSGTDYAAVSSPLVIAAGQTSGTITITPTADATVEADETVVLTVVAGSGYAVGTPTSATGTILNDDAVVVTVGPTTLPAATAGSAYSQSLTASGGTAPYSFAVTAGALPAGLTLSAAGVLSGTPTASGTFNFTATATDSGSPTLTSGSRAYALTVAGATVTLPATTLPNGTTGQAYSSALNPATGGIAPYTYAVTAGALPTGITLNGSSGALTGTPGSVGNFAFTVTATDSTGGTPSQAARSYTLNIVAPTIVVGPASLPAATAGSAYNQTLSASGGTAPYSFVVSAGALPAGLTLSAAGVLSGTPTASGSFNFTATATDSGATPTSGNRAYTLTVAGATVVLPATSLPAGTAGQAYSSALNPATGGIAPYTYAVTAGALPAGITLNGSSGALTGTPGSVGNFAFTVTATDSTAGTPSQAARGYTLNIVAPPIVVAPSTLPAATRGTAYSQALSASGGTAPYTYALASGALPAGLTLASNGTLSGTATVEGSFNFTVTATDAGSFTGNQAYSLTVAGPNLALPASTLPAGTAGQAYSAVIAPATGGTAPYSYALTAGALPAGVVVDVATGALSGTPTVAGTFNFTLTVSDSTPSPAAQASRSYTLTIAAPSIAITPSALPAAVRGTAYSQAVTASGGIAPYSYALGSGALPAGITLASNGTLAGTATVEGSFNFTVVATDAGNFTGSQAYALTVTGPNLVLPASTLPAGNAGQAYSAAIAPASGGTAPYRYALTAGALPNGVVLDTATGGLSGTPTLSGVFNFTLTATDSTPSPAVQASQSYSVTITAATLVPGQPTLPPAVRGSAYNQVLTASGGVAPYRYSIASGTLPAGLTLASDGTLSGTPTTQGTSSFTIAVADAGNASATQAYSFTVSDAAPVAVADVAATMSDTAVTVAVTANDTGNIASIAIATAPTNGTAVVNGLELVYTPAAGFVGTDVVSYTVTGSGGTSAPVTLTITVNARPVAVSVTAAAVPGEAQQVDLTRNATGGPFVAAAVVAVLPASAGTATITRTGGTATAAAARASGPSPAAAAMAETPTFMLTFTPNPAFVGQAMVQFTLSNAFATSVPASVVFTIAPRRDPSVDAEVRGLIDAQSESTRRFARAQIDNFQRRLEATHRGGSTFSNAVSFQPTSHCRQADRGISAQPCSPDTQEADNDFRDAPAVASSGNSTAQGQGDLGLWVGGAIRSGSLDKQSNSTGVDFQTDGLSVGADYRVAQSLAIGAGLGWGRDDSDVGRNGSHSKATAYTMALYASFHPGKAFFFDTLVGYQLLSYDLRRFVTDDSSMAEGNRDGKQWIASVSTGADLQRGDLQITPYARVDVARATLDGYVEDGVVPFALRYDDMDVATTTGNLGLRLEWRRDVAWGRLTPQLRVEYQRDFQGRGDATLSYADLNGGPFYRAGQSAFDRNRLMVGIGAALLTEQGLSTRLEYRGITDGDNNDDQTWMINLEKKY
- a CDS encoding phage tail protein, coding for MSELFVGQIMMAGFSFAPKYFAQCNGQLLPVQQNQALFSLLGTRYGGNGSATFGLPDMRGRTPVGYGPSVDPAWQPAASPIGALAGSENVTLLQANLPSHTHLMDVSSAAGNSRSPAGRVLANNTSGAATPLYAAAGTLVSTSPGTVAPTGGNQSHPNLQPYNTLNFCIALSGYFPSRG
- a CDS encoding DUF6916 family protein is translated as MDLLTLEHFAGSVNETFSAALNEGEIPFVLVEARPLPATQAAQRAPFSLLFRNSSAFLFPQQIYQLRHTRLGEVGVFLVPVARERDGFLYQAVFN
- the recC gene encoding exodeoxyribonuclease V subunit gamma, with translation MHATSAPDFRLYPSNALDTVAALLAQELRRPVPEQPLLQPEVVLIPQVAMRRWLQSTLAAEHGVAANLEFLTPGEFVARALECNLGPADDDLDMATTQWRLYDALQADLGSDAALAPLAGYLSDGDALKPWALAGELGNVFEKYQAWRRDWLLRWEGGADPEDPQARLWRSIASGRQYRARRIGQYLDRFARADGPLPQGLPKRLFAFAILNISPDVLRVLATQARAGTLHFYLPTPTQGYWGDLQTLWQRRREDGAVQLFAEQVQENPLLQAWGAAGRDFMALVGDYEVVHPLAEIAAYADPLESGRRALADGGLGDSLLRRMQSDLFHRRAPLVPALLPAVNLHDPSLQVHACHTRLRELQVLHDQLRALLDDPRFDPPLQPREIAVLSPNIDPYVPYLDAVFGSHGNDDALPYALADASPLASEPLAEVFLTLLGLPIARFGLHEILDLLASAPIAEAAGLDEAGLERLRGWLHAAGARWGLDAAHRRQHQAPSDDAYTWRFALDRLLLGHASGADDDIDGVAPWPQLEGSALAALDILLKLLRVLERHQSVLAEAMMPVEWRERLLGLLEALIPTTPSAPRAQRALDRLRTLIDQFARDAVRAEYAGTVPAEVVRAHFAAVLGESDTRAPLLTGGISFGRMVPMRLLPFRAICLLGMNDGDFPRRDPAAGLNRLTAELGTERRRHGDRSTREDDRFLFLQLFASAQEVFYLSYLGADARDGSAREPSVLVSELLASAAQYHLDPKAIDTLVVRHPLQPFAAAAFGALGEDGADPRRFSYRRQWRPAVDSLVGQRQPLAPWVAGALPADDIAVPSSVSIDELRRLFADPAGQFLRHRLGMRLPDPAGEDSDLEPLLAPTRGLDQYGLQQHVFDAALAGDTDRLYERLRARALLPSGPLGRRQLDERVAQLRPYAEAFRQWRGEAPAESRRLQVQIGETEVHGRVPGWYASGVGRVQVGALSGRSAIRHGLEWLLLRAAGEHAPYVRFFEDEDGLGPHPIDAEPLSHTQAQSALAALLQVYRQGLQTPLAFAPYSSWKYHQAARSDDLDKAVKDAAGQWQSSFGWSESHSPELRLVHRGRDPFADAQRFAEFAITSHRVYDLLERGNADATLDPERLIESWRHWHGAQEDAE
- a CDS encoding phage tail protein, with amino-acid sequence MSIPFIGEIRMFGFTRTPVGWQACDGSLLSIPDYDVLYMLLGTTYGGDGQSTFGVPDLRGRLPIHQGQGIGLSNYSLGQISGTETVTLIQQQLPLHTHTLLATTAAATSTAPAGLLPAAVSGDVFYVSDGTGSTAIAMAPQSTSSTGGGQPHENTMPTLTVQFCIATAGVFPQQS
- a CDS encoding phage tail protein, whose product is MTSPYVGEIQLFGFDFNPADWAYCNGATLPVQQNTMLFSLLGITYGGNGSSTFQLPNFSGRAGCEQGQGTNLTARQIGSTFGNATASLLTTQIPPHDHGITAYSQPDATKKSGMPANGSALSTMGSGSARPFGSPPTDATCAPTMITPTGNGLPHENQQPYLAVNFCIALVGEYPQFS